The following proteins come from a genomic window of Halorussus halophilus:
- a CDS encoding PAS domain S-box protein codes for MRGHDEQPADESAGQTAPTAPDSGGFFEGLITSASEAVLTTAADGSVVYANAAAESLFGYDANDLHGRPFTDLVPERRRERFQNGLHDSDPETGDLVLTGLAADGDELPLSATVFEHGEYVTGFVREAEQSGEAEPTALDATDSSQEDTEESNEESHPLVDDLLEASPVALSIRDADNENIRANDRAVELLGVGHEGLNTDPDDDPFTVFDADGEPLPEEEYPVFRAFETGEPVHNEEVLIERPDGEEIWLSLSATPVYDGDTISHVVTAGEEITDLKRAQQKLERQRAELETELAEVFERVADGFFALNADWEFTYVNDAAREMIARSDDSLVGKNLWEEFPEALGTNFEREYERAMETQQPVSFEGVFDPLDVWFEVRAYPSETGLSVYFGDITDRKERERELERYETIVETIEDGIYTVSPDETLSMTNSAYAAMTGYDADELVGFPTSEIVAEDEDVHDEIPALEEEIADGKRKSATVEAQLRTKDGETFPVEATFVVREVEDGHERIGVVRDITDRKRRERELERYETIVETIDDGIYTVNEDGEFTMVNNAYAAMTGYDTDELVGSVAGNLVDGAVASEVSDLEAEMVADERPSATVEATVERKDGETFPAEGTFVVNRTDDGYERIGVVRDVTDRKSRQQQLEQYERVVETVTDGVYILDEDGQFVLFNEAFVSMTRHCSEELLGAHASMVFGEKFDQLNEEMSRKLAAGELDTASVEEDIYTADGETITVENRFKHFDFADSRRGRVGVVRDITDRKERERKLREQNERLDAFASMLAHELRNPLEIAQIYLNMAFDGDESALEQVDSALDRIEEMIDALLVVTRRGDSIEEPEPIDLNDVVGNWWDDDGTLVLETERKILADENRLRQLLKNLFRNANEHAGEDPTVRVGDLPDGFFVADDGPGIPDGKRDDVFEPGYSTSSVGIGFGLSVVNHLAEAHGWTVEVTTSDEGGARFEFTGVEVVEE; via the coding sequence ATGAGAGGTCACGACGAGCAACCGGCAGACGAGTCGGCAGGACAGACGGCGCCGACCGCTCCGGACAGCGGTGGCTTCTTCGAGGGGCTGATAACCTCGGCGAGCGAGGCAGTTCTGACGACCGCCGCCGACGGGAGCGTCGTCTACGCGAACGCCGCCGCCGAGTCGCTGTTCGGCTACGACGCAAACGACCTGCACGGTCGTCCGTTCACCGACCTCGTTCCCGAACGACGCCGCGAACGGTTTCAGAACGGATTGCACGACTCTGACCCAGAGACGGGAGACCTCGTGCTCACTGGTCTCGCCGCCGACGGCGACGAACTCCCCCTCTCGGCGACCGTATTCGAACACGGCGAGTACGTCACAGGATTCGTCCGAGAGGCCGAGCAGAGCGGCGAAGCCGAACCGACCGCCCTCGACGCGACGGACTCGAGCCAGGAGGACACCGAAGAATCGAACGAGGAGTCACACCCACTGGTGGACGACTTGCTCGAAGCGAGTCCGGTCGCGCTCTCGATTCGGGACGCTGACAACGAGAACATCCGAGCGAACGACCGAGCGGTCGAACTGCTCGGCGTCGGCCACGAGGGCCTGAACACGGACCCCGACGACGACCCGTTCACGGTGTTCGACGCGGACGGCGAACCACTCCCGGAGGAGGAGTATCCCGTCTTCCGTGCGTTCGAGACGGGTGAACCGGTTCACAACGAGGAAGTCCTCATCGAGCGCCCCGACGGCGAAGAAATCTGGCTCTCGCTCAGCGCGACGCCGGTCTACGACGGCGACACGATTAGTCACGTCGTCACGGCTGGCGAGGAGATAACCGACCTGAAGCGTGCCCAACAGAAACTCGAACGCCAGCGTGCGGAACTCGAAACCGAACTCGCCGAGGTGTTCGAGCGAGTCGCGGACGGCTTCTTCGCGCTGAACGCCGACTGGGAGTTCACCTACGTCAACGACGCCGCCAGAGAGATGATCGCCCGGAGCGACGATTCGCTCGTCGGCAAGAATCTCTGGGAGGAGTTTCCCGAAGCACTCGGCACGAATTTCGAACGAGAGTACGAACGAGCGATGGAGACCCAGCAACCGGTCTCCTTCGAGGGGGTCTTCGACCCGTTGGACGTGTGGTTCGAAGTGCGGGCGTACCCCTCCGAGACGGGACTATCGGTGTACTTCGGAGACATCACCGACCGCAAGGAGCGCGAACGGGAACTCGAACGCTACGAGACCATCGTCGAGACCATCGAAGACGGCATCTACACCGTCTCGCCGGACGAGACGCTGTCGATGACGAACTCCGCGTACGCGGCGATGACCGGCTACGACGCGGACGAACTCGTCGGGTTCCCGACGAGCGAAATCGTCGCAGAAGACGAAGACGTTCACGACGAGATTCCCGCGTTAGAAGAGGAAATCGCCGACGGAAAGCGCAAATCGGCGACGGTCGAAGCCCAATTGAGAACCAAGGACGGCGAGACGTTCCCCGTCGAAGCGACGTTCGTCGTCCGCGAAGTCGAGGACGGTCACGAGCGCATCGGCGTCGTCCGCGACATCACCGACCGTAAGCGACGCGAACGAGAACTCGAACGCTACGAGACCATCGTCGAGACCATCGACGACGGCATCTACACGGTGAACGAGGACGGCGAGTTCACGATGGTGAACAACGCCTACGCGGCGATGACCGGCTACGATACGGACGAACTCGTCGGGTCCGTCGCCGGGAACTTGGTGGATGGCGCCGTCGCGTCGGAAGTCTCCGACCTCGAAGCGGAGATGGTCGCCGACGAGCGGCCGTCCGCCACCGTGGAAGCGACGGTCGAACGGAAAGACGGCGAGACGTTCCCCGCGGAAGGCACGTTCGTGGTCAACCGGACCGACGACGGTTACGAGCGCATCGGTGTCGTCCGCGACGTCACGGACCGAAAAAGTCGCCAGCAGCAGTTAGAGCAGTACGAGCGGGTCGTCGAGACGGTGACGGACGGCGTCTACATCCTCGACGAGGACGGGCAGTTCGTCCTGTTCAACGAGGCGTTCGTCTCGATGACGAGACACTGCTCTGAGGAACTGCTCGGGGCACACGCTTCGATGGTGTTCGGCGAGAAGTTCGACCAACTCAACGAGGAGATGAGCCGAAAACTCGCCGCTGGCGAACTCGACACCGCGAGCGTCGAAGAAGACATCTACACCGCCGACGGCGAAACGATTACGGTCGAGAATCGGTTCAAACACTTCGACTTCGCCGACAGTCGGCGGGGTCGCGTCGGGGTCGTCCGCGACATCACCGACCGGAAAGAGCGCGAGCGGAAGCTTCGAGAGCAGAACGAGCGACTCGACGCGTTCGCCAGCATGCTCGCCCACGAGTTGCGCAACCCGCTCGAAATCGCGCAAATCTATCTCAACATGGCGTTCGACGGCGACGAATCGGCGCTCGAACAGGTCGATAGCGCGCTGGACCGCATCGAGGAGATGATAGACGCGCTGTTGGTTGTCACGCGCCGCGGCGACTCCATCGAAGAGCCAGAGCCAATCGACTTGAACGACGTAGTCGGAAACTGGTGGGACGACGACGGGACGCTCGTCCTAGAAACCGAGCGCAAGATACTCGCCGACGAGAACCGACTGCGGCAACTGCTGAAGAACCTCTTCCGGAACGCGAACGAACACGCTGGCGAGGACCCCACCGTTCGCGTCGGTGACCTCCCGGACGGCTTTTTCGTCGCCGACGACGGGCCGGGCATCCCAGACGGCAAGCGCGACGACGTGTTCGAACCGGGCTACTCAACCAGCAGCGTCGGCATCGGGTTCGGCCTCTCGGTGGTGAACCACCTCGCGGAAGCCCACGGTTGGACGGTCGAAGTGACTACGAGCGACGAGGGCGGTGCGCGCTTCGAGTTTACTGGCGTGGAAGTCGTCGAAGAGTGA
- a CDS encoding FlaD/FlaE family flagellar protein yields MPTQTGRYDLRELREIADPNRETPIAYEESDETLPAAPEEVLRHGQRDELLRLQTQISASGALPDKPYLDGLPDEYGAEVVVFEWLDFLINKAGFENTGNALSYYEDVDWITEQTRQDLRDYMRGFSEVQSFDPDKPGPADLDMDDHVLSLVYIARLSSV; encoded by the coding sequence ATGCCGACTCAGACCGGACGATACGACTTACGTGAACTACGAGAGATAGCCGACCCGAACCGCGAGACGCCCATCGCGTACGAAGAGAGCGACGAGACGCTCCCGGCCGCGCCCGAAGAGGTACTCCGGCACGGCCAGCGCGACGAACTGCTTCGATTGCAGACCCAAATTTCGGCGTCTGGCGCGCTCCCGGACAAGCCGTACCTCGACGGTCTCCCAGACGAGTACGGCGCGGAAGTCGTCGTCTTCGAGTGGCTGGACTTCCTCATCAACAAGGCTGGCTTCGAGAACACCGGCAACGCCCTGTCGTACTACGAGGACGTAGACTGGATAACCGAACAGACGCGGCAGGACCTGCGAGACTACATGCGCGGGTTCTCGGAAGTCCAGAGTTTCGACCCCGACAAGCCCGGCCCAGCGGACCTCGACATGGACGACCACGTGCTGAGTTTGGTGTACATCGCGCGACTCTCCTCGGTCTGA